The Nitrospiria bacterium DNA window ACGAGCGGCCCGAAATTGATCAAGTGCGTTCCTCTCACGCCGTCCACCATGCCGTCCACGCTGTCTTCCGCCAGCATCCCGCCGCGGCCGTCACCATAGATGGTATTGAGCGCCTCGATGTTCGAATGAACATTATAGTGGCATTCATGGCACATCGCGCCGCTCCATCGCAGATGATACATATGAAGGTTCCCGTTCCACCACGAGTCGACGCCGGCGGAAGAAGGGGCCAGGCCGAAAAACCGGGTCAAACTGCGGTCCTTGTCCCCCAAAGTAGTCTGTCCAAAATAAGTGGTCGTTACGTCCGGATCGAAGGCCGCGCGATCGTGGCACTGGAAGCAGAGCAGGAATTTTTGAAAATGGCTGTTGTTGGAACCGTGTCCGCCTCCGGCGATGCCGTGCCCGGCGCCGGCCCCCCCCGGATTGTATCCGTCTCCATCGGTACAAGTGGCGGGGTCTTTCTGCTCAAAACACCGCCCCGGGGCGAGGATGTCGGTATCGTAATTAGCCCGCAAGAGGCGCCGATGGATCGAGCCGTGGGGGCCGATGGGTTGGCTCGGCCTTCCGGTAATATACGGCACGTCGTTATTTAACGCGGGCCAGATATCGGTCGGTCTCAGGTTCGATTCCGTCAAGGGACCCAGGAACCCCGGAGTCACCGGCGAATCGTTCGGGGTATTATTGTAGGCGTCGTATTTATCGTTGTTGTGGCAGTCCGTGCATTGGATCGTCAAATTGGAAAGCGCGCTGCTCGCCGTCCCCGCGGAAGGAAGCGTATCGGCCGGCGTCTGGCAGCCCGTGATTTCAAAGGCCGCCGACAATTGCTTGCACAACTGCGGCGAGCCGTTCCGGCCCGGCATGACAACGGGATGGTAGGCCGCGTTCTTCATTTGTTGGGTGTGCGAGAAGACCGCGGTCCCGAACCGGGCCAGGTCCACGCTGATCATCGCGGGGGTATCCAGATCATGGGACAGCGGATTGAACTCCCGCCATTTGTTGCTGAAGCCTTTATAACTGAACTGATCGCCCGTCGTGCCGTTGGTCGGATCCGTGCGGGGCGAAAAGGGGATGGAAACATAGCTCGCGTAATTGGGGGGCACGGCCAAAACGGTGATGTCGTCCGGGTTCCGGTAGTACCTTGCCGAAATCGGGCCGAAGAGATTGGTATAGCTGTTGCCGTGGCAGCGCAAACAGACCTCATACACGTAGGGATCCCGATTGGCCGATGTGCCGTTGATCGTCGTCTCGTTCCCGCAGATCTCGAAATTAGGACTTGAGCATCGACCCACCACGATGGGACGACTCCCCGTGATATCGATCCCGATGCCCTTCATTCCCTTGAGCCGGCCTCCCTCTCCATTCGCACCGGGCGGATTGGCATTCGGCGCGCCGTTATAGGACAAGGCGGCCAGGTTGGGACTGTTCAACTGATGGGGATTATGACAGTCCACGCATTCGATATGCGCCACGTCGGGCGTGTTCCTACCGGGCGTTTCCTCATTGAGGACAGGAACCAGGGCGAGACCCTCGCTCTTGAGCTGCACCCCCTCCTGCGATCGGGAAATAAAGACCGGTTCATGGCCGCTCGCCAATTGAAGACACATCGCGCTCCCCGTGCCGCTCCCGCCCGCGCAGGTCGAACTGTCCTTATTGAACTCGGAAAAAATATCCGGAGCGATGCGCGCCGCGCCGGCGAGAAACCTCGGGTTGGCCCCGGTGGTCGGATCCCCGGCGGGCAATAGATTCGCAACAATCGAATTCACGCTCGTGGTGTTGGGCGCATGGCAAAGGAAG harbors:
- a CDS encoding cytochrome c3 family protein; protein product: MKNRRMTFMRFPERHGHRGRFWPWAALGAVVMFQLVRMVGPVLAQPVPPGTVTIEENIKITKHNLSSSGLGTVKSTETSEICVFCHTPHGANATASTIKAPIWNRNIDYQNTQSYTLYDNTWSFSFEGQLNDTNKPTGYSRLCLSCHDGTLAIGTVVNKPGSGGYLGATLGMSGVQSGGQMPLGTGPGPNPELTGDTRYLGTNLQNDHPISFRFDSDLATKTDTELVDPGNAPAGINDVTPLAPAGGYKTGVKRFGSTDAPMVFENVQCTSCHNPHAVTYPKFLRAPRLQNASESGFLPGGAGGPTPATGQIICLYCHNKPGWSPSTHAVSTAVHAPYPDSTNPYDFDGNVTHTVGAYACRNCHDPHTAQGAKRIHREGVTTFGGSDAIENTCFLCHAPNTTSVNSIVANLLPAGDPTTGANPRFLAGAARIAPDIFSEFNKDSSTCAGGSGTGSAMCLQLASGHEPVFISRSQEGVQLKSEGLALVPVLNEETPGRNTPDVAHIECVDCHNPHQLNSPNLAALSYNGAPNANPPGANGEGGRLKGMKGIGIDITGSRPIVVGRCSSPNFEICGNETTINGTSANRDPYVYEVCLRCHGNSYTNLFGPISARYYRNPDDITVLAVPPNYASYVSIPFSPRTDPTNGTTGDQFSYKGFSNKWREFNPLSHDLDTPAMISVDLARFGTAVFSHTQQMKNAAYHPVVMPGRNGSPQLCKQLSAAFEITGCQTPADTLPSAGTASSALSNLTIQCTDCHNNDKYDAYNNTPNDSPVTPGFLGPLTESNLRPTDIWPALNNDVPYITGRPSQPIGPHGSIHRRLLRANYDTDILAPGRCFEQKDPATCTDGDGYNPGGAGAGHGIAGGGHGSNNSHFQKFLLCFQCHDRAAFDPDVTTTYFGQTTLGDKDRSLTRFFGLAPSSAGVDSWWNGNLHMYHLRWSGAMCHECHYNVHSNIEALNTIYGDGRGGMLAEDSVDGMVDGVRGTHLINFGPLVEGTTAQKPMWFYDGSAFRCYLRCHNEVMDSCAYQATSTGTPNARWCAGGRNPGTSG